From a single Pseudomonas cremoricolorata genomic region:
- a CDS encoding glycosyltransferase, which translates to MHTLERHGYSKDPNTGVWVRSDYQGIAYSDGDTTETDLARIIREASDVSVLSDELPEFCTDWAKLYHLSATRSNLLRPFEHLLKGRVLEIGAGCGALSRYLGECGADLLCLEGSPRRAAIAASRTRGLDNVTVLAERFDDFSLDVQFDAVTLIGVLEYASMFSNAENPALAMLKRVRQLLKPDGHLFIAIENQLGLKYFAGAPEDHVGIAMYGIEGRYEHGQPKTFGKVELERLIASAGFASSAFMAPCPDYKLPNSIITDAGFKCEGFDAAALAWQNVKKDPQLPESTVFNLEKAWQVVFNNRLGMDLANSFLIVAACSQCETPDDPVLAYHYSVGRKTLYCKESLFVQTADGIQVEYKKLGGPPSTECELDEAGVFNYVLPRIDAYASGKVLSLDFLDSAARHDWTIDSFAPFVSRYLGYLQTLLEDAGTPVDLRSAKSILPGQFIDAVPQNIVIQADGTPRLIDVEWEMAGGVELGHLMMRALLLLMAAANPFYPSRVTFSRQEFTIGLLARAGLHIEPDDCERYIAVEAAFQEKVTGKRADCFLDWAPQAPIHKLGSADRPTTLATLYISDENGTFSEDHAVHREVSDGNQRIRFSLPEQLPPSTLLRFDPVNQRQAFSIHQITVYADAGVHWEWPGDPAQPLVVAGALRVPRSADVLHLALDADPSVRIPYTFEPSRSSGGLELEIHLTLFTDEQSTQEIDMMNQPELVRPGTDLQYALDLIVDSSKDIVDALERVKGLLDHNGSAPAHAGPHNDACAAPQAAERQALQQTQIDHLNQTLIDKEACIAGLREQLRVQQVEKDTHIHNLNLHIIALQSSTSWKVTAPVRHAARLARRAKTVARLLPLIIRRGGGFTSTVHKALAIWREHGTVGVVSRLRWFAGAGNFEFVGQETREVLDRHDYSTWVKYYDTLDDHGRWKISEEIRKWADRPLISIVMPVYNPPLDLLREAVDSVRSQLYTDWELCIADDASSDAQVRAYLTTLEKQERRVKVIYRKENGHISNASNSALELATGEFVALMDNDDLLSEHALYWIVRAIRDNPNAGMIYSDEDKIDTFGKRSAPYFKSDWNEFLFRSQNMVCHLGVYKLELVRKLGGFRVGFEGAQDYDLALRCSEQLQRQQIVHVPRVLYHWRIHAGSTAMAGGEKPYAALAGVKALDEHLQRQGNLGTTELLPMGMYRVHYTPPATQPLVSLIIPTRNAYGLVKQCIDSIERLTTYKHYEIILIDNGSDDPVALDYFARLDQQDNIHVLRDDGPFNYSALNNKAVQLARGELIGLINNDIEVITPEWLDEMVSIAMQPTVGAVGARLWYPDDRLQHGGVVVGVGGVAGHSHKYLPKGDYGYFCRAALIQEFSAVTAACLIIRKSIFEQVEGLDEEHLKIAFNDVDFCLRVQEAGYFNVWTPFAELYHHESATRGLEDTPEKKERFAKEVQYAKSRWPKIQEDYTYNPNLTLDHEDFGLAWPPRVKM; encoded by the coding sequence ATGCACACACTCGAACGACATGGCTACAGCAAAGACCCAAACACAGGCGTATGGGTGCGCTCGGACTATCAGGGAATCGCCTACAGTGATGGCGATACGACCGAGACCGACCTCGCCAGAATCATCCGTGAGGCCAGCGACGTTTCCGTACTTTCAGATGAACTACCGGAATTCTGCACAGACTGGGCGAAGCTGTATCACCTGAGTGCGACCCGCAGCAACCTGCTGCGCCCCTTCGAACACCTGCTCAAAGGCCGAGTGCTGGAAATCGGTGCCGGCTGCGGCGCATTGAGCCGTTACCTGGGCGAGTGTGGTGCAGATCTGCTGTGCCTGGAGGGCAGCCCACGTCGCGCCGCCATTGCTGCCAGCCGGACGCGCGGCTTGGACAACGTGACAGTGCTGGCCGAGCGCTTCGATGACTTTTCGCTCGATGTCCAGTTCGACGCCGTCACCCTCATCGGCGTGCTGGAGTACGCCAGCATGTTCAGCAATGCGGAAAACCCGGCGCTGGCCATGCTCAAGCGTGTTCGCCAGTTGCTCAAGCCTGACGGCCATCTGTTCATCGCCATCGAGAACCAATTGGGCCTGAAGTACTTCGCTGGCGCACCGGAGGACCATGTCGGTATCGCCATGTACGGCATCGAGGGTCGCTATGAACACGGGCAACCCAAGACCTTCGGGAAGGTGGAGCTGGAACGTCTGATCGCGTCAGCTGGATTCGCCAGTTCGGCATTCATGGCGCCCTGCCCTGATTACAAGCTACCCAATTCGATCATTACCGATGCGGGATTCAAGTGCGAGGGTTTCGACGCCGCAGCCCTGGCCTGGCAGAACGTCAAGAAGGATCCCCAACTGCCGGAGTCGACCGTTTTCAATCTGGAAAAAGCCTGGCAAGTCGTATTCAACAACCGACTTGGCATGGACTTGGCGAACTCCTTTCTGATCGTGGCTGCCTGCAGCCAGTGTGAAACCCCCGATGACCCGGTGCTGGCATACCACTACAGCGTTGGCAGAAAAACCCTGTATTGCAAAGAGTCGCTGTTCGTCCAAACCGCCGACGGTATCCAGGTCGAGTACAAGAAGCTCGGTGGCCCTCCAAGCACCGAGTGTGAGCTCGACGAGGCTGGGGTATTCAACTACGTCCTGCCACGCATCGATGCGTACGCCAGCGGCAAGGTACTGAGCCTCGACTTTCTCGACAGCGCCGCCCGTCATGACTGGACCATCGACAGCTTCGCTCCCTTCGTAAGCAGGTACCTGGGCTACCTGCAGACGCTGCTCGAGGATGCCGGCACACCTGTCGATCTGCGCTCGGCAAAGTCGATTCTTCCAGGGCAGTTCATCGATGCCGTTCCGCAGAACATCGTCATTCAAGCCGATGGCACACCGAGGCTTATCGATGTCGAGTGGGAGATGGCAGGGGGCGTCGAGCTTGGTCATCTGATGATGCGCGCGCTTCTGCTGCTGATGGCTGCTGCCAACCCCTTCTATCCCAGTCGCGTCACGTTCAGTCGCCAGGAGTTCACCATCGGCTTGTTGGCCCGCGCCGGCCTGCACATCGAGCCTGATGACTGCGAGCGATACATCGCTGTCGAAGCTGCCTTCCAGGAGAAAGTCACGGGCAAGCGGGCCGATTGCTTTCTTGACTGGGCCCCTCAGGCGCCCATCCACAAACTGGGCTCGGCCGATCGACCTACGACGCTCGCGACACTGTATATCAGTGACGAAAATGGCACATTCTCCGAGGATCACGCAGTGCATCGGGAGGTGAGTGACGGCAACCAACGGATCAGGTTCAGCTTGCCCGAGCAACTGCCACCTTCGACGCTGTTGCGTTTCGATCCCGTCAATCAGCGCCAGGCATTTTCGATTCACCAGATAACCGTCTACGCTGACGCTGGCGTGCACTGGGAATGGCCAGGTGATCCGGCTCAACCCCTGGTCGTCGCTGGCGCATTGAGGGTTCCGCGCTCAGCCGATGTGCTCCATCTGGCCCTTGATGCCGACCCAAGCGTACGCATCCCTTATACCTTCGAACCGTCGCGGAGCAGCGGCGGGCTTGAGCTTGAGATACACCTCACTTTGTTCACGGACGAGCAATCGACTCAAGAGATCGACATGATGAATCAACCGGAATTAGTCAGACCTGGTACCGATTTGCAATACGCACTAGATCTGATCGTTGACTCCAGCAAGGATATCGTCGACGCGCTGGAGCGGGTCAAGGGCTTGCTGGATCATAACGGCAGTGCACCAGCCCACGCCGGCCCACACAACGACGCTTGCGCCGCCCCTCAGGCGGCTGAGCGCCAGGCCTTGCAACAGACGCAGATCGACCATCTCAATCAGACCCTGATCGACAAGGAGGCATGCATTGCTGGGTTGCGCGAGCAGTTGCGCGTGCAGCAGGTCGAGAAGGATACCCATATCCATAACCTCAACCTGCACATCATCGCCCTGCAATCGTCGACCAGCTGGAAGGTCACTGCCCCAGTACGCCATGCGGCAAGGCTGGCCCGCAGAGCGAAGACGGTGGCCAGGCTCCTGCCCTTGATCATCCGCCGCGGTGGCGGCTTCACCTCCACCGTGCACAAGGCGCTGGCGATCTGGCGCGAGCACGGCACGGTAGGTGTCGTCAGCCGCCTGCGCTGGTTCGCTGGCGCTGGCAACTTCGAGTTCGTTGGCCAGGAAACCCGGGAAGTGCTCGATCGGCACGACTACTCCACCTGGGTGAAGTATTACGACACCCTGGATGATCACGGTCGCTGGAAAATCAGCGAAGAAATCAGAAAGTGGGCCGATCGCCCACTGATTTCGATTGTCATGCCCGTGTACAACCCTCCGCTCGACCTGCTCCGAGAGGCCGTCGACAGCGTCAGGTCACAGCTCTACACAGACTGGGAACTGTGCATCGCCGACGACGCCTCCAGCGATGCGCAAGTGCGCGCCTACCTCACCACGCTGGAGAAGCAGGAGCGACGGGTCAAAGTTATTTACCGCAAGGAAAATGGCCACATCTCCAACGCCAGCAATTCGGCTCTCGAGCTGGCCACCGGCGAGTTTGTCGCCCTCATGGATAACGACGATCTGCTGTCCGAGCACGCCTTGTACTGGATCGTAAGGGCAATTCGCGATAATCCCAATGCCGGCATGATCTACTCTGACGAAGACAAGATCGACACTTTCGGCAAACGCAGCGCACCGTATTTCAAGTCCGACTGGAACGAATTCCTGTTCAGGTCACAGAACATGGTCTGTCACCTGGGCGTCTACAAGTTGGAACTGGTCAGGAAGCTGGGCGGTTTCCGCGTCGGTTTCGAAGGTGCCCAGGACTACGATCTGGCCCTGCGCTGCAGCGAGCAGTTGCAGCGCCAGCAGATCGTGCATGTCCCGCGAGTGCTGTACCACTGGCGCATTCACGCCGGCAGCACCGCGATGGCAGGCGGGGAAAAGCCCTATGCAGCGCTCGCTGGAGTCAAGGCGCTGGACGAACACTTGCAGCGCCAGGGCAACCTCGGCACGACCGAACTACTGCCGATGGGCATGTACCGGGTGCATTACACCCCGCCCGCGACACAGCCGCTGGTATCCTTGATCATCCCCACACGCAATGCTTATGGGCTGGTCAAGCAATGCATCGACAGCATCGAGCGGCTCACAACCTACAAGCACTACGAAATCATCCTGATCGATAATGGGTCGGACGATCCTGTAGCGCTGGACTATTTTGCCAGGCTCGACCAGCAGGACAATATTCACGTCCTGCGTGACGACGGCCCCTTCAATTACTCGGCCCTGAACAACAAAGCAGTGCAACTGGCCCGCGGAGAACTGATCGGCCTGATCAACAATGATATCGAAGTGATCACGCCAGAATGGCTGGACGAGATGGTATCCATCGCCATGCAGCCAACTGTCGGCGCAGTGGGTGCTCGCCTGTGGTATCCCGACGACCGCCTGCAACATGGTGGTGTGGTGGTGGGGGTGGGCGGCGTGGCTGGGCACTCGCACAAGTACTTGCCCAAGGGTGACTATGGTTACTTCTGCAGAGCCGCACTGATCCAGGAGTTCTCGGCCGTCACCGCAGCGTGCCTGATCATCAGGAAATCGATCTTCGAACAGGTCGAAGGGCTGGATGAAGAACACCTGAAAATCGCCTTCAATGACGTGGACTTTTGCCTGCGTGTGCAGGAAGCCGGATATTTCAATGTGTGGACCCCGTTCGCCGAGCTGTATCACCACGAATCGGCAACCCGAGGACTGGAAGATACCCCCGAGAAAAAAGAGCGATTCGCCAAAGAGGTGCAGTACGCCAAATCGCGCTGGCCGAAGATTCAGGAAGATTACACCTACAATCCGAACCTGACGTTGGATCATGAGGACTTTGGGTTGGCGTGGCCGCCGAGGGTCAAGATGTGA